A window from Chrysemys picta bellii isolate R12L10 chromosome 2, ASM1138683v2, whole genome shotgun sequence encodes these proteins:
- the KIAA1143 gene encoding uncharacterized protein KIAA1143 homolog: MSKKTQVSYVPPAEPAFLSRLKREVGYREGPTVETKREQLPAPEEDCESGSDKEDEQPQVVVLKKGDLTPEEVMKIKQEIKDASKSDEEPEPDDGKIVFKKPSKRSSEEKFSGLTASSSKKKKESKKTKRDSTPPQNAAKQIKNSSLLSFDDEENDD; this comes from the exons ATGAGCAAAAAGACGCAGGTCTCGTACGTGCCGCCGGCCGAGCCCGCCTTCCTGAGCCGCCTCAAGAGGGAGGTTGGGTATCGGGAGGGGCCCACGGTGGAGACCAAG AGAGAGCAGCTCCCAGCTCCTGAGGAAGATTGTGAGAGTGGCAGTGACAAAGAGGATGAACAACCCCAAGTGGTAGTACTGAAAAAAGGGGACCTGACCCCAGAAGAAGTGATGAAAATTAAACAGGAGATCAAAGATGCTTCAAAATCAG ATGAAGAACCAGAGCCTGATGATGGAAAAATTGTGTTCAAGAAGCCAAGTAAGCGTTCATCAGAAGAGAAATTTTCGGGCCTGACTGCAAGTTCCAGtaagaagaaaaaagaatcaaAGAAAACTAAGAGGGACTCAACACCCCCTCAGAATGCAgctaaacaaattaaaaatagcaGCCTTCTCTCATTTGATGATGAAGAAAATGATGATTAG